TTTTCAATTAGATTCATCAAAGACATTAAGTGCACGCATCTGCTCTCAGGGTAACAAGAATAGTTCACAAGTTGTTTGGAAACTGGTGTCAAATTTCATTCTCTGGATATCACTTTTACCATTTAACATCACCTTCATCCTTGCTTTCAGATACATAAAAATCCTGtaaaatgcacagagctccaaaTCCTCTCTAATTGAATTCAGTGGGAGTAGGATCAGTTCCTCCATTCAGAAGGTGCTCCTGATATACTGAAATCCTTATAAAACAACCTCCTTCCCAGGAATGAAATCCATGTAAGGAACAAAATACTGTAGTAATTCAGGAAAACCCTCAGCTGTGCTATCCAGCAATTGACTCAGCAACTGCATTTCTGAGGACCTTTATGCATGGTCACTCTTTCCTCTCAACCAGCAATAGGATGTATGAAGACACCAGGTGACTGCTCAGTCAGAACTTGGAGCTGTGTAAATAAAgtataaaaatcaaaaaagagATCAAATCAGTCTTGAAACAGCTCTCCTGTCACTCATCTGACACACCTCCAGTGTCATTCTGCTGCCACTTCTGATGTGACATCTGTCAATCATTACTGCTTCTTAGCAAGCAATAAACAGTTTAGATTTTGTAGTGGCATCTCTCACGGTGTGTGTATTTAGGGGTAACACATCCATATGTTGCACATTATGCAAAAGTTCCAGAGAAGCAAGGAGAGCTGTTTATAGGGAAATAAGGCAGGTACAGGTACATTCTGATGGCCTGTGGCACAAAGGAGattaaagcaaataattttctcttgtAGCCTTCACCTCTTTCAACCAGTGGGTTGTAAACTCTCAAATCTCCCCTCACACATGTGCAACAAACCTGCAGAACCCATTGTAGCACAGAAGTGAAGCCAGCAGCTTTCTTCTTCTAAGAGAAATAGATATTTATCCACAGAGTATCTTAACACTGATAACCTCAAAAAAGAAGCCAGACAGGTTACACAAAACTATACAAAATTTTCACCTGGACATAAAGTGCCATCAAACTATGGAAGCAAAAAAAGAAGTCACTGTTGAGGCATCtactcaggtttattctcctGAAACAGACAAAGTTTGCTACAGTCTTGGAAATGGCACCAAGCTGGTGGGAATGTTGCTGTAATAAAGGCTAGCAATTTCCTTCCTGACTAACATTACTCTTACCTGACAGGCCAAAGGCAACTAGGGTGGTTTAACTGGTGGCTGactgcaggaatttccccagAAGGGAGTTTAAAATGGTAAGAGATGCTGTCATTTCCCTGTCTCTGATATGGTAACTATAATTCATTCAGCCCCTTCTTTCTGAGCATGCATTACCACAGACAGCCCCACCCTGCTATTACCACCGTGCCTGCTTGTTTTCCACCTCTACTCATGTAAATGTAATGTCAAATCCTCTTAAGAATCCTGAGCAGCCCTCCAGAATCACTTGTTCAACTGACATTTCTGTAAtaataaggaaagaaaaaagagttgtgTGAAATTAAATGGCACTCCTGTTGCCAAGCTGTTAAAATTATATGGCAATGTGCTTCCAGTAGTTGTAAGAAATTAATATGTGGAGTGCTTACAAGCTTTACATCTACTAAATCTCAACAGGATATAAAATGCTATTTAAGTGATACAAAtgttaaggagaaaaaaaaaaacagcaccAAAGAGTGGAAGAAGGAAGTAGATTCTTGTCCTCACTCTGATTCCTGGAGGCTGGATCTCTACAGCTGAGGAAGCCAGGTGGGAGATCCCTGGTGAAGGACTTGTGCACAtatgccagcagctgcagctcccttctgccacctctgcagcacaCAGGCTGGGCCCTACCAGTGAGTCACTCCCCTCCTGCAAACAGTGGCTGGCAAAGAGCTCAGCCAGCTCCCACTCCCTCTGCCACTGCCTTCTGACAGcaccagccagagcagagccactCAGTGTCACTGCTTTTCACCTGCTTTATTTTAATGCTGTTCAGGAAGATGTGCCTGAGACACCTGTCTGTAGACGATGAATTCATTTCTCAGTTTTGCCACGATGTGATTACTGTCATCCTTTCCTCACCACAACATCAAATACAATATAAAACTTTGGATTTTCTATAGTGAGTGAAATCAGCATCATGAAAAGCCAGGCAGTGCCAgaagtgctgtcactgctgcgtTCTGTGGGACAGGACCAGGGTAAGGCGCTTTGGCAATCAGCACCACGTTTAAACAACAAGCTTTTAAAATACCCACAAATTTCCTGCAGATGCACAGAAAACTCGAGACCTCCTGGTTTCTTTAAGCTGCTTTGAAACTGCAACAATTCATTTAATCCAGCAGCAGATCCTGGCACTATCCTTTTTTAAGTACAGTACATTTTGATAGCAACACAAGCATGTGACACAAAACAGATTTGTTCAAGCTCACCGTGGTTCTGATGGGCTACACACACCAAGAGGCAACTCAAAAAGAGCACAGAACTCAATTCATCAGGACAACACCACTGACTCAAAGGAATTTCAGCTCAACTTTGTGAATAAAGAAGGAGCTCACAAAGGAAAAGTTCTTATTGCAAGTTGTACTGCTCAGCTTGGTCACTTCTCACACAGATCTGAAGTATCAAAAGCTACCAAGGAGCCAAGGACAAAGAATTCCTGTTTTGTAACTATTTTAAATACAGCAAACCtgcttgaaaaagaaaagccccCTCACAATATTCTAAACGGCCTTTTTGAGCAGACTGCAATTGTTACATcaacacagacagaaaataCACACTTCAAACCACTTCTGGCACCTCGCAATTTGGAAAACTCTCGTGCACATGGGATGAGGCAGCTTGTTTGCAGACCCTTTTCTCACAGAGCCCTTGGACGGCCCGAGCTGTGGCTCAGCAGGTGCCCTCCTCAGCAGGCACAGAGTGGCAGCTGCCGTGGGACACGGTGTCGATGCCgtggccctggccctgggggtggATGGACACCTGCACGGCGATCTCCTGGCCCTGCTCGCTCAGGGAGCCGTCGTCCGAGTCGCCGGCCGGGGAATGGCTGCGCTTGACGGGGGCGCTGCCGGGGAACAGCGCGGCCGGCGCCCCGCAGCCCGGGGGCGgcttctcctccctgcccaccTCGTCGGGGTCGTCCACCCTCACGGCCTCGAAGATCTCCTCCATGAAGGCCCTGCAGTTCAGGAtcagaggagggaggggaatgCTCCTGGCGAGCTCTTCGATGTAGCGAGCGAACTCCATGGTCTTAAACTGAGTGACTTTGGCCAGCTCGAGCGTTTTGGCGGACGTGATGATGGGGATGCGCTTGGCTATCTCGAAAGCTTTCTGCAGCTTCTCGGCCCCTTCCGTGCGGAAGAACTCGTTGATGGCCTTCTCCGTCTTGCGGAGGTGGCTGCTCATCATGCACAGGCGGGTGATGTTCAAAATGAGCGTGATGGCAAAGGCAACGAGGCACACGATCATGTAGTAGATGCTCATGTCCCCTGAGGTGAAGATAACCCTCAGGGTGACTGTGTAGTACAAGGTCTCGCTCTGATTAATGCCTGCACACGTGTACCGGCCCCGGTCGGCAAAGCTGACCTTTGTGATGTTGAGGGAATGATCAGCAATCCTCCACCGGTCATCTGCAGAGGGGCAAGAAATAAACAGAGCTTGTGAAACAAAAATCTCAGGGTAAACATCATCAGGAGTCAAAGCTTGGCAGTGAGCAGCCACCTCCGCACAATAAAAGTACACCAAGGACTGAAATGTCCTTTTCATGCCTGTGACACAGAAAGCCATAACCCACTTACCCCTCAGACTGCTTAATGGTAAATTATTCTGCATGCTTGCTACACTACTTTTACTTCCTTCTCTCATCTGCACTTTCCAGTGTGCTTCTGGTTCTTTCTGATAGGGATCCTAATTCTTAACTAGGGCTTCTCACCCTGTGTTAAAAGACTGTCCTCTATAAAGTCCAATTTTCCATACATTTAGAGTCAAAAGTCAAGCGACCCATGAAAAAGATCAGTCTGTAAATGGCTCTGTTGGCAAAAGAACCCAGAATTTTCTTGAGACAGTATTCTGCTGAGCATGCAGTGCTGACATGCAAAACCCAAGTAAAAGAGAAATCAATACAAGAAGCTTTATACAGCATTTGCTGTGCATTTATAACTTAGGGGGAAAACTGTTTTCATAACTCATTCCTTCTAATTACTCTGCTTTGAACTGTTTTCATAACTTATTCTTCTAATTACTCTACTTTGAACTAATCTCCAGATGGCATTATAACTACAAAAAGGTTACTGAATACTTAAGGCAGAAAGATGGCCTCCAACAAGATCCTATCAATTAGTTCAATGACCTTCATTAATACtaataaagaaaaacacatgtatctctaaaacattttttttaaattaaaacatgcAGGGATAGAACTACAAGAGCCAATTGCTAGGAAAATATATTCCCTTTCAGTTCAAAAGGGTTAAATAGCATGAATTCCATCGTTGGCCAACACATCTTGTGTTACTTTCCACAGTCTCACTGGTGcataaaccaaaaaataaatgtaCTAAGTATGTTTTAAAACATATCCTGTAACAAAATTAAAGCACCAACTGCCAGCTCAAAAGGTTGCAAGTTGTGGAGAACTGTGTTTAACTCACGCATttggaaaaatataatttcaatcAGAGCAATAACAGATAAACTCATCAGTTAGTATTGGGTAAGATGAAGGCTCATTTCTTCTGTACAGAACACTGGGATGACTCTTGAACAACATCATTCTGTGGGGCACCAAAGCAGGATGGAGCAGAAGTGCTCAGGTGTAATTCCCATGCAGCATTTCAGAGGGCAAAGGACTTTGTTTTGCTCTCTTCTTGTCTTCCAATTGTATTAACAGGAGGATAGGAAGAGAAAATTATAATAAAGTCCCAGGGTTTTCCAATACTGTTTAAAAGGAGAATAATGATGGAtagaaaacagcaggaaaactcACCTTCATCTTTCTGTTCAAGCAGGTGTCCTCTGGAGTTATACCAAAGGATATGTTCATACTGGCTGATGTTCAGTTTACATTCAATTAAAATACTGCTCCCCTCTTTGGCTATGATATCATGGTGTGCTGGAGAACTTATTAAAGCTTGAGACACTGCATGAAGTGATGCATTGAAAGACCTAAAAGCAACTGTCCTGTTAAAAGCTACATTTTCCACTGTGAATCCAGCTGAAAGACCAGCACTAACAGTCAAAATTAACAGGCAATAGCTGAGCTTCATGGAAAGTGAGTGAAAATTCTTCTTTCATTTAATTTGGAGAAATGAGGTCATATGATATTAAGCTGTCTGTATTGCTCTGAGATAGCAGAGGAGCTCTTGATTTGTTCTGTGATGGAAAATGCCTGGGATCCAAGTGCACTTTCAAGACCATCAATATTTGAAGTGGAAACTGGAagtaaaactggaaaaaaaaaaggcaataagTTTATTAATGACCACAAGGCTACCATGTATTCAAATTAAATTTCCAATAAACAGATTTCAAATATCATAATATAAACTGTCAGCTGAGAGGTTCCAAATCAGAGCTTTGCTCAGAACACAGTGATAAAATGAGGGTAAGAAGGCATTAGCACAACCTCCAGTCCACTAGATGTTCATCTTCCCAACCAAATAAATAATCTCTGGAACAATAATCATTAAGGGGAAAAAGGTTTTACAAAAAGAACAAATTGTTCAGACTACTCAAAATGCACAATTATCTTTAAAAGTGGGTTCTGCATTTGTAACCAGAGAAAAAGTGCTTTCTTAATagaggaagaaaagcaagaaagagGATGTAATTTCTGCCTGCCTCTCCACCAATATCAAAGTGCTTTTAAGCCCTGGTTTTCTAAAGCCAGACTTTCATTTACTACCCAAAGAAAAACCaaagtgcacacacacacacacctgatTTTTGGCATTTACATCTACTTACTTGATTTTCGGGGCACAATTGATATTAGATGTctaaatattatataatatggTTTAATTACTTGGGAAAAGTCTCTTGGCTGTTATCTACAGCCAGAAGAGGAAGTCCCTTTCTGAACAGCAGGACACTGATGTCTAcacatatttccttttttgcaaTATCTCTTGTTGCTGCTGCATTTTCTAAGTCTGCTCCTTGTTATTCTTGTTTGTTTTACAATGAGCTCCTGTTGAAAATCTTTTAGTTTATGCTGCTTCATCTCAGCAGTCATATATTCTTCATTGTCTTCTCCACCCAAACTTCATAGAAATGTGAAAAATTGTTTTGTCTAGGGACAGATACTCTTCAAATTAATGTGCACAAAAGATATTTTAAGACATTAGTATACAAcaaattttctgtgttttgcacACAAGCCAGAATAAAACCAACTTGTAACAAAATGAGATGACACTGATAAAAGACAATCTGTAATCAATTTTCCTGGAAGCCTGATTCAAGAAAATTTCTAATCCAATATGTGTTCCCTGAAGTTATGACTCCATCCAGACAGATCCAGAGCCTCAAAAAAACATTTATGAAGTACAGAAGCCACAAGCTCAAATATTATCCTGAAAAATATCTCACTTCATGTCATTGACTGTGTGACTTCCAATTTATCATCTTTTCTTCTACAAATAACAGATGTTAGTGGAAGGGAATTTCATAAATATCACAACACAAAGAGACCCATTTACTTAATAAATAATGCAGACACTTTTCATCCTTCTAGAATTACCAGTCAACACTATCTAAAGCACTTCTGAAAAATAATGTAACATGCATAAAACCAGGTGATTTCTAGCAATTGTCTTTCATCAGAGACAAACTAAGCATATTCAAAAGGGGGAATTCTGCTGATGCTATCCATACTGggaatttttttcagtgaaagtGAATTTGTCGAAGGTCAAACCAGATTCCAGACTTGACATCTGGAAATGAGAAATGCGTTGACATCTCTGATGAGAAATGTGTTATCTGAcccatttccatttctgttgTGGCTATTGCCAAAGCCAGTTTAACAAAGGAGGCAAAGAAGACAGCTGTGTCCAACTCTCCTTCAAGCTTGACTAACCAACTCACCCACTGAATCCTGCAAGAGAAACTGGAAAACAGGCTCCCTACTTGTTTCTCTGTAAACAGCAATCCCTtcatctgcctttttttttttttttaaatcattggCCCCACTCTGTTTTCTATCATGCCTCTTGTCCTTTCATTTAAGATGAGACTAGTGCAGAGAACTCAATTATACCATTGTGCTGGAGGAGCTACTTTCCCACAGCTAAACAGTTAAAACCACTACCAAGGCCTCTTTTATTCCTGTTGTTCACCAGCTACACTTTAGGGAAAGCATTACTGAgtcctgctgcctctgaagAAGAGCATCACATccacagcaacagcacaggtctgaaaaaaaaatactaaggCTGCTGTTGATCAGCAACTATTCCTCTGTTTGAGGGAGTGGTTTTAACCTTCCATTTTTAGACCTCTGGTATTTGCAGAGTGTttcagagcctgcaaaaggctgctgACACTGACCTGCTTGTTTTGGCAACCTTATGCAGCCCCACACAGACAGGCTGTGGACTGGAGTGGTTTGTGGACCACTGACAACATCACCCTATGACCCAGCTGCCTTCAGCTAAAAATGCACTTTTGCATGCATCAGACTTGACCTCACAGTGCCTGATGCAATTAAAACACACCACAGATCTGCAGCAAACACAAACCCTCATCTTCACCCTTGAATCACGGGCACATTATAACTTCCAGTCTTCTAAAACAATAACAACCCAACTGATACTTTAGATTTATTAGAGAATAATCCCAGTGCCTCTTGTACTTTGCCTGTGCAattgtaattttaaattattagatTTGAATTGTTAAGGTTTCCAAGTGTCTCTGACGTCTGTTCCTAAATGACATTAGGAATCTCACTCATTTATTTAACACAAGAAATACTCAGCAACATTTTCCCTCATAAGAATAATTATCTTCAGTAATTGCATATGCTCTCCACTATCCTTGCACTGAGCCTGCATAATGCATAAACCATTGGTGATGGGTCATTTAATTTTACTATTAAATTCTTCGAGGTCTGATTTATTAGAAATTGTTTGTCTTTTGGAAAAGCCATTATTGCTAAGCAGACAATGATCTCTCACTACCGAGTGCTGGGAACAATAAAATGATTTGCAAAATCCGTATTCTTCATGCACTGCACTTATGCAAAACAGCTGCTAAAGGACCCAAAAAGGATAAAGCGTGATCAGTGCCAACATCACAATTCTTCAACAAAGTGTTAAGCTCAATCAAGATGAAATGTGCCAGAATAGAAACTGGCTATTTTACAACTGAACCTGAAGCTGAACTCAACACATTTAACCTTTATTAAACCATAAGTTGTAACAACAAATAGCAGTGGAAAGATAAAAATCTGTGATGCATGTGCTCGTATGAGTCATCCTTGGCTCCTACCCTGAAGAAGTGTATTTGTGTCTAACTTAGAGCACTCTAAGTAGTCCCACCGAGGTCAGTGGAAGCACTGATAGTACTTAAAATTACACACATTTATATGGCACTGCAAAATTGGGGCCCAAGAGGTTGCAAGTTATATGGTTTTACATCCACTGCTTATAACATCACTTCATACCTGGAGTAACGTGAGGCAATAAACCGAGACACACCTGACAGAGCACAGGCTGCTGATGTCTTGCAGAAATACCATTTGCAAGCCCCCTCTGACCCTCTGTCAAAGAGAGAGATGCATCAGGGAGACGCATttggcagagccctgcagccaggaacTCTTGGGAAGTTGATGAACACAGCCAGCACGGTGTTGACAAGAGCCGTGTTGACAAGAGCCTGTTGCTGCAGGGGAATGGCAGCACCACGGCCCAAAAACCAACCTAAGGGGCAAACCCACAGCACTCCAGGGCCAGCCTCACTGCTGCCTGATGGGATTTGTTGTTTTCCCGTGCACATCCTTTGGCTGCCTGACAGG
The Agelaius phoeniceus isolate bAgePho1 chromosome 15, bAgePho1.hap1, whole genome shotgun sequence genome window above contains:
- the MFAP3 gene encoding microfibril-associated glycoprotein 3 encodes the protein MKLSYCLLILTVSAGLSAGFTVENVAFNRTVAFRSFNASLHAVSQALISSPAHHDIIAKEGSSILIECKLNISQYEHILWYNSRGHLLEQKDEDDRWRIADHSLNITKVSFADRGRYTCAGINQSETLYYTVTLRVIFTSGDMSIYYMIVCLVAFAITLILNITRLCMMSSHLRKTEKAINEFFRTEGAEKLQKAFEIAKRIPIITSAKTLELAKVTQFKTMEFARYIEELARSIPLPPLILNCRAFMEEIFEAVRVDDPDEVGREEKPPPGCGAPAALFPGSAPVKRSHSPAGDSDDGSLSEQGQEIAVQVSIHPQGQGHGIDTVSHGSCHSVPAEEGTC